TTCTGCTGGCGAGAATCTGTGACGTCGAACGGATGAGCCGGTGTGTGAGCACGGCCCTGTCACGCGCAGAGACGCTCGCCCCACGTGACGCGCGGCCAGACCTGCTCCGAGCGGAGCTCCAAGAGAAGGACGGAGACGTCGTGGGCGCGGCCGAGGCAATGGAGCGGGCGCATGGCAAGGCGCCCGGCGACCCGCTGGTCGGACTGCGGTACGTCCACCTGCTGAGCGCGGCGAAGCGGGGCGAAGAGGCGCTGGCCGTCCTCCGAAAGCTTGAAGGGCGCCTGCCGCATGCCAGGCTCCTGGTGGAACAAGGCCGGGTGCACAGCCGGGAAGGGCACGACGCCGAAGCGGTGAAGCTCTTCCGCGCGGCGGTGGCCGAAGACCCGAAGCTCAGCCTGGGCTTCTTCGAGCTCGGGCTCGCCTGGCATCGGCTTGGCAAGGTGGACACCGCGGAAGAGGCTTTGCGCCAAGCGGACCGGCTGGACCGGGCAGACCCCAGGGCGCTGGCCGCCCTCTGCGCGATTCAGGTCAAGGAGCGGCGCATCGATGATGCCCGACTCACGCGAATGGACCTTGAGCGGCGCTTTTCCGGCCAGCCGGAGCTGATTCGAAAGTCCTGCAGCATCCCCTGACGCGAAGGGGCCGGAGACCTACTCCCGAGGCTCGATGCCGCGGATCTGTCGGAGCATGCGGGCGGAGGCCTTCACCTCGACGTCCACGGCGCCGTCGACGCGCTCGGTGCGCACGACGGCCTGCAGGTAGGGAACCGCCTCCGCATCACGCTCTTGATGGAAGAGCAACTCCCCCAAAGCGAAGCGAGCCCGCGTCAGCAGGACGATGTCCTCGGCGGCGACAGCGGCATCAATGGCGTCGCTGAGAGCGGACTCGGCCATCTCGGGCTGGTTCCGGGCGAGCAGCTCACGAGCACGCTGAATGTGTTCGTCGACGTT
The Myxococcus virescens DNA segment above includes these coding regions:
- a CDS encoding tetratricopeptide repeat protein, which translates into the protein MQEAEGARRRRLNRGTRSLLIVCTVVTLIHLIPLFISRNMPEQQLSIARAMSSVSQRVPFLRPLKDDAKATPAELREAATLLLDGAPDDAHALALEAERRNPQEVETQLLLARICDVERMSRCVSTALSRAETLAPRDARPDLLRAELQEKDGDVVGAAEAMERAHGKAPGDPLVGLRYVHLLSAAKRGEEALAVLRKLEGRLPHARLLVEQGRVHSREGHDAEAVKLFRAAVAEDPKLSLGFFELGLAWHRLGKVDTAEEALRQADRLDRADPRALAALCAIQVKERRIDDARLTRMDLERRFSGQPELIRKSCSIP